AAAAAAAGGTCTTCAAATAAAAGACTCAAAAGTATTGGTTTTAGGAATGACATTTAAAGAAAATTGCCCAGATGTAAGAAATACAAAAGTAGTAGATATAATAAATGAGATGAAAGAGTATGGATGTGTTGTAGAAGTTGCAGATTATTGGGCAGATAAAAATGAAGTAAAACATGAATATGATTTAGATTTAATAGAGAATTATGACCTAAATGATTATAAAGCAATAATAGTAGCAGTAGGACATGAGAAATATAGAGGATTAGAGATATCAACAGATAATAAAGTAGTATTTGATATAAAATCTATTTTACCAAAAGCTGATGCAAGACTATAATAACTAATAATATTATTTTAAGAAACAAAAAAATATAATCCTTTAAATTATTATTTAAAGGATTTTTTATGAAATCTGCATTTTCTTTACTTGAGTTAATTTTCGCAATTGTGATTTTAGGAATTATTGCATCATTTGCAGTACCAAAACTTATGGACACAAAAGATAGTGCGTTGATTTCAACTATAAAAAGAGATATAAATACTTCAATAAATTCTATTCAAAGTTACTATTTACTTAATCAAAAGATAGAAAAAATAAGTGATACAATGAATATAAATGATACAAATTGGATTATAAGCGATTTGAAAATGCAAGATAGAAATAGTTGTTTATCTTTAGAAGTAAAAACATCAGATCTTGGAAATAAAACAATTGAATTAACAGTTGATGATACAAAAGAGATTACTATTTGTAAAAAATTAAGAGATGCTGGTTTGATTTCAAAAACTTATGAGTTATATTAAATTTTATTCCTTTTTTCTAACTCTTAAAAAAGAAGCAAATTTTGGTTTTCCATTTTTTGTTAAATCATAATATTTAAAAGTTATTGTTTCTCCAATTTTGGGAGGATTTAATCTCTCTTTATTTGAAAAACCTCCACCTAAATTAAAAATTATTCCATTTTTTAACTTCACAACTAAACTTTTGAATTTTTTATCTTTATTAAAATTATGTGATATAACAACAGCTTCATCATCAAAAAAAGTTTTTACTTTTAAAAGATTATCATTTCTTCCAGTTTGATACTCTAAATTTGGATTTTTTATTATAATCCCTTCAGCTTTTTTGTTTATTAGTTCTTTTAGATAATTATTTAAGTGAGTTTTATCTTTACAAATTATTTGGGGAATAATTTTTATATTGTTATTTGGATTTTTATTTAGCCAATCTTGTAGTTTTTCTAATCTTTTTGGAAAAATACCTTTTGTATTTGGAACTTCAAAAATATTATACGTAATTTGTTCCCAGTTTTTAGAAGGTTTTGAATCTAAAACTATATTTTGTATATTTTCAAAGTTATCTTTTTTTGTATATAACTCTCCATCGAGTTCAAATGGTGGAAAATCTTTTATAAACCAAGATGGAGCATAAATTTTATTTCCATTTTTACTTAAAAATTCTTTTCCATTCCAGTATGCTCTTATTCCATCTAACTTTTCACTCATATACCAATTTTCGATTTTATGCTTTTTTTCATCATATATAGTTGCTTTTTGTAAATCAAAACAAAAAAGTGAAGTAGAAAGTAAAAAAATAAGTAAAAATCTCATAAAAAAGCCTTTAAATAATTTAAAATATTATATTTACAATATTCTTAAATATTTTAAAAACATCATAAAATCATAATAATTATTTAGCTAAAATAAACCACTTTTCACAAGAAAATAGATATAAAAGGACTTGAATTGGGTGAAAATAAAATATTAGATGAAAATAGTAAAAAAGTAATATTAGATTCAATTAGAAGTATAAAAGATTTTCCAAAACATGGAATTATATTTAAAGATATTACAACTTTGTTAAATAATAAAGAGGCTTTTCAATTATTGATGAATCATTTAGAAGATAGATATAAATCATATAATTTAGATTATATAGCTGGAATTGACTCTCGTGGTTTTATCTTTGGAGCAGCACTTGCTGATAGATTAGGAGTTGGATTTGTTCCTGTACGAAAAAAAGGAAAACTTCCAAGTACAACAGTTTGTGAGAAATATGAATTAGAGTATGGTTTTGATGAAGTTGAACTACATCTTGATGCTTTTAATAATCAAAAAAATTTAAATGTTTTATTAATAGATGATATTATTGTAAGTGGTGGAACAGCGTACGCAGCTGCAAATTTAATCAAAAAACTTGATGTAAATTTAGTAGAGATGTGTTTTTTGATGAATATTCATATTTTAAACGGTGCTAAAAAATTAAGTGAAGTTGCACCTGTTTATTCTGTATTAGAAATTTAATAAAAAGAGAAAATAAATGAGTAATTATATTCCAAAACCAAGTATTTTTGATCCGGATGAAAAGGGTCAATTTGGTATTTTTGGGGGACAATATGTTCCTGAAACATTAATGCCAATTTTAAAAGAATTAGAAACACAATATAAAAAATATAGATTTGATAAAGAGTTTTGGGCAGAAGTTAATGCTTTATTAAAAGATTATGTAGGACGTGAAAATCCTTTATATTTTGCAAAAAATATAAGTGATGAAATCGGTGCAAAGATTTATTTAAAAAGAGAAGACTTAAATCATACAGGAGCTCATAAAGTAAATAATGTAATTGCTCAAGGTTTACTTGCAAAAAAAATGGGAAAAACGAAGGTGATTGCTGAAACAGGAGCAGGACAACATGGTGTTGCAACTGCTACAATTGCAGCACTTATGGGACTTGAATGTACTGTTTTTATGGGTGCAAAAGATGTTGAAAGACAAGAGTTAAATGTATTTAGAATGAAACTTTTAGGAGCAAAAGTTGTTGCTGTTGAAAGTGGAAGTAAAACTTTAAAAGATGCTATGAATGATGCAATTAGATATTGGGTTACAAACGCACGTGATACATTTTATATAATTGGAACTGTTGCAGGTCCTCATCCTTATCCTATGATGGTAAGAGATTTTCAAGCAGTTATTGGTTATGAAGCCAGAAAACAAATTTTAGAAAAAGAGGGAAAACTTCCTGATTATGTGGTTGCTTGTATTGGTGGTGGATCAAACGCTATTGGTATGTTCTCTCATTTTTTAGAGGACAAAGAAGTTAAATGTGTTGGAATTGAAGCAGGTGGATTAGGAATTGATACTGATAAACATGGCTGTTCTTTAGAAAAAGGAACACCTGGTGTTTTACATGGTCAATGTTCATATTTACTTCAAGATGAAGATGGGCAAGTTTTAGAGGCTCACTCAATTAGTGCAGGACTTGATTATCCTGGAATTGGCCCAGAACATGCTTTTCATAAAGATAATAAATCAGTAAGTTATGATTCAATTACAGACCAAGAAGCTTTAGATGCTTTTGTATGGTTGAGTAGAGCAGAGGGAATTATTCCAGCTTTTGAATCATCTCATGCAATTGCATATTTAAAGAAAGCAAAAGAAAAATTAAAAGGGAAGATAGTAATCGTAAATTTATCAGGACGTGGAGATAAAGATATGGTTCAAGCAAAAAGTTTATTAGATTTTAAATAGTAGGGAAAAATGTGAAAGAACTTTTTAGAAAAATTCAGCCTTATTCGGGAAAAATATTTGCAATAGGATTAGTTTTATTCTTTTCCTTTCTAGCGTACAATTTATATAATGCGCCAGTTGATGGTTTTGATGAAAAATTTATTTATTTACTTAAAAAATATGGATATATCATACTTTTTGCATGGGGTATGCTAGAAGGTGAAGCTGGTCTTGTAATGGCTGGATTATTATCTCATACGGGTGATATGAATTTGTATCTTGCAATATTTGTAGCAGGTCTTGGTGGTTTTGCAGGTGACCAAGTCTATTTTTATATAGGAAGATTTAATAAAGCTTATGTACATAGAAACTTCAAAAGTCAAAGAAGGAAATTTGCTTTAGCACATATTTTATTGAAAAAACATGGTTGGCCAATTATTTTTGTACAAAGATATATGTATGGAATGAGAACTGTAATCCCTATTTCAATTGGTCTTACAAGATATAGTGCTAAAATGTTTGCGTTTATAAATTTAATATCAGCTTGGTGTTGGGCTGCGATTACCATTGTACCTGTTTGGTATTTTGGGAATGAAATATTAGTTGTTTTAGAGTGGGCAAAGGAACATTGGTATTTAGCAATTCCAATTGCTGCAATATTTGGTGGAGGTATTATATACTACATCAATAAGGCTACAAAAAAAGTAGAGAAAAGGAGTTTAAATGAAGATTAATTTAGTTGAAAAAAGTGAAAAAATTAGTTCAGAAGTTGAAATAATTTTTGTTAAAGATTTAGAAAACTTAACAAATGACAAAGAAGTTTTAGAAATTCTTGATTTTAAAGCAAAAGATGAATCTTGCGTTTTATTAGCTGAATCTAAAAAAATTTATGTGGGATTTGAAGATAATTCTTATGAGTGTATAGCAATAGCAACAGCAACAGCTATTAAAAAACTTCAAACTACAAATTTCAAAAATGCAAAAATTGAATTAAATGAAGTTTTAGAAGAAAATTTTAAAGCTTTAGTTGAAGGTGCAGCTTTAGGACAATATAAATTTGTTGATTACAAATCAGAAAAAGATAAGAAAAAAATTGAATTAGATATTATAGTAGATGAAAAAACAAAAAAATTAGAATCAATTTTAAATGAATCAAAAATTATTGCAAAAGCTGTAAATAAAGCTAGAAATATGGTAAATACAGCTCCAGCTGATTTTTATCCTGAAGTTATGGCAAAAATGGCACAAGAAATTGCAAAAGATGTTGAAATAAAATGTGAAATTCATGGTGAAAGTTATTTAGAAAAACATAAAATGATGGCAATGCATAGTGTTGGAAGAGCTTCAATTCATGAGTCAAAACTAATTCATTTAACATATAAACCAAAAAATCCAAAATTTAAAATTGTTTTAGTTGGAAAAGGTTTAACTTATGATTCTGGTGGATTATCTTTAAAACCTGCTGATTTTATGGTAACTATGAAAGCTGATAAATCAGGTGGTTGTGCCGTTCTTTCAACTATGTGGGCAATTGCAAAACTTGAACTTCCATTTGAAGTTCATGGAATTGTTGGAGCTGTTGAAAATATGATAGGTGGAAATGCTTATAAACCTGATGATATTTTAACTGCAAAAAATGGAAAAACTATAGAAGTAAGAAATACAGATGCTGAAGGAAGATTAGTTTTAGCAGATTGTTTATGTTATGCCCAAGATGAGATTAAAGATATTGATTATATTTTTGATTATGCAACACTAACGGGTGCTTGTGTAGTTGGAGTTGGTGAATATACAACTGGAATTATGGGAAATAATGAAGTTTTAAAAAGAAATGCAGTTGCTAGTGCTTTAAAAGCCGGTGAATATGCTACTTCTTTAGATTTTAACAGATTTCTGAAAAAAACAATTAAATCAGAAATTGCAGATGTTTGTAATGTTGCAAATACAAGATATGGTGGAGCAATAACAGCTGGAATGTTTTTAGATAATTTTATTTATGATGAAAATAAAAACAAATGGATACATTTTGATATAGCTGGACCTGCATATGTTGAAAAAGCTTGGGGCTATAATGCCCATGGTGCAAGTGGTGCTGGTGTTAGAACTACTATAGGATTTTTAAAAGATTTATTGGAAGATTAAAATAATGGGATAAAAATCCCATTATTTAATTTCTACTTATTTGATAAACAATAGGAACAGTAATTTCCCAAGAGTTTTTATCAAGTTTTTCTGGAATAGGCTCAAAGCTAGCAATTTTTTCAAAAATTTCAAGAGCTGCATTATCTAAACTATCAAAATTTGAACTTTTATGAATTTTACAATGTTTTATTTTCCCATCTTTTAAAATAAAAAATGTAACATGAACTTTTCCAGTTTGATTTAATCTTTTTGCTGTTTTAGGGTAAATTTTATTTTTTTCAATATGAAATCTTACTTTTGATAAATATTCAGATTCTATACTTTCTATTTCACTTGCACTCATCATTGGTTTTGAAGGAAGTGCTTCAACTGGTTTTGCTTCTTGAACAGGAATAACTTCTGTTTTTTGTTCAACTTTTTCTATTGGTTTCTCAATAGGTTTTTCTACTTGTTTTTTTTCAACTATTTTTTTAGGTTTTTGAACAGGTTTTTCTACTTTTTTCTTAATAGGTTTTGGTGTTTCAACAACAGGTTCAGGAATTGGTTCTGGTTCAACTAAAGTTTGTTCAGGTTGAGATTCAACAACAGGTTCAGGTTTTAAATCTACATGTTGTAAAGATATTGTTTTAACCTCTTCAACTTTTTTTTCAGGCATGATTAAAGTATCTGCAAAAACATAAAATAGAAAAAAAGAGGCAATTAAATATATACTAATTGCCATAAAGAATGAGTTTAAATATCTGTAACTATTCATTTTTTTGTCACTATCGATACATTAGAATAATGATTCTTTTTTAACATATCAAGTACTTCTACAAAAGATTCAAATTTTGTGTTTTTATCTGTATTAATATGTATTGGAGTCTCTTTTGAAGATTCTAAAATAATTTTTTCAATATTCTCTAAAGTTTCAATTCTATCTTCAAAAAACAATTCTCCACTCTCTTGAATTACCAAAATAATCTCTTTATCTGGTTTTAATTGGTCTGCATTTGAAGCATTTGGTAAAGATATTGGAATAATTCCTCTTGTAATAAAAGTTGAAGTTAATAAAACAATTGCTAAAAGAACAAGTAAAACATCAATAAATGGAATTACATTTATTGAATCATATTTCTTCAGTTTCATATAAACTCTCCAAAACTTCTGCGTATCTTCCTAAAATATTATAAAACACCATAGAGATGATAGCTACAACAAGTCCAACAGCAGTTGCTTTTAATGCTAATGCTAAAGATTCCATAATTTTTGCTGCATCAATATCTCCACTTCCCATAGTCATAAAAGTAAGCATAATCGCTAATACAGTTCCAAGCAATCCAATATATGGTGAATTTGATGCAATTGTTCCTATAACAGTTAGATGTTTTGTTAATGCTACATCAAGTTGTTTTTTGTTTTTATATTGTTTTATATTGATTTTTTTATAAAAAATTATTCTTTCAATAAAAAACCATACAGCAATAAAACTCATAAATATTAATAGTGAAATCACCCCATAATCCACTAAATGTTTAAGAGTTTCAATGTCCATGTTTTCCATAATTTTTCCTTTCCATGTTTTCTAATGTGAATTTTATTACAATATTGATAATAATTATCTTAATTGAAATATAAATTAACTTTTTGTTAAAAAATGATTAAAAAAGCTGATATACAATTTCGATTGAAAAAAATGAAAGGAAATAAGTTGCGTAAAATAATAGTGTGTTCATTGTTTTGTAGTTTAGCCTTTGCAAATAATTTAGAAATTTTGCAAAAGGATAAAAAAGAGTTAAGGCAATTAGATAAAAAATCAATAGAATCAAATTATGAGAGTAACAAAAATGATTGGATTTCACCAATTAATCTAAGCTCAGGATTAAGTAGAAATCACTCTTTTTCTACTGAAAGTGATAAGTTCTCAAAAAGTGTTTCTATAGGTTTTACTCAAAGTATTTATCAATCAGGTGGAATTGAGTTTACTATTCAATATGCAAAAGACCAATTAAATTATGATTTATTAACTTGGGAAAATGAAAATGCTCAACTTTTAGAATCTATTTATGATACTTTATTAGAGATTAGAAAGATAAAAATTCAGATAGAGCAGGGCATTTATAAACTTGCAAGTAAAGAGATAGAACTAAATATTAAAAAGATTCAATATGAAGCAGGGAATACTGATATTGTTGAATTAAATAATGCTTTAATGAGTAAAAACACTCAAATTAAAGAGAATATCTCTTTGGAAAATTCTTTAAAAGATAAAATTTTTGAGTTATCAAAATATACAGATTTAAAATATGATGAAATTGAGATAATAGATTTTAATAATGTTTCAAAAGAGGATTATGTAAGTAAAAATATAGAGTATTTAGTAGAAGACGCAAGAGTTGAAATGTTAAATACTAACTATAAAAAAACAAAAACTAACTATCTTCCAAAAGTCTCTTTAGGATTAAATGGTTCTTATTCAAATATTGATGATTTGATAAAAAATACAAAAAATGAAGATGAAACTTCAGGAAGTGCTTCTTTAACTTTGAGTGTTCCTTTATATGATTATAATAAAACAAGTAAATTAGAAGATGCAAAATTAGAGTATTTAAAACAAAAAAGTTCGGCAAATGATTTAAAAAATGAGTTAGCTTATGAGTATGAACAAATTATAAATCAAATTGATACATATAAAAAACAAAATAAAATTATTGAAGATAATATCAAATTATATGATGATTTGATAACTGCAAATAGAGTTTCAAATGATGCTGGAATGACTTCTGCTTATGATTTAGAGGTTTTAGAAAATACAAAAAAAGTAAATGAGTATGATTTACAAATCAATGAGATAAATATCAAATTACAATTCTCAAAATTATATTTTAAAATAAAAGGCTAAGGTAGATAGATGGAAGATAAAAAGTTATTGGAAGAGTTAGAGAGTCATAGTAATAAAAAATCAAAAAAATTCTATATTTTTGTAATACTATTTTTAGTTGTAGGTGCTGTTTTAGCCTATTATTTTTTAATTTTTAATAAAACAAATAAAAGTGAAGTTGTTGAATATGTAACAAAAAATGTAACACGAGGTGATTTATCAGTAGTTGTTAGTGCAACAGGAACTTTAAATCCTACAAATAGTGTTGAAGTTGGAGTTGAAGTATCTGGAACTTTAAAAGAGATTTATGTTGATTTTAATGATGAAGTTGAAGTTGGACAAGTTTTAGCAAGACTTGATACAAGAAAATTACAATCTGAAGTTGATGGACAAACAGCAGCTTTAGCAATTGCAAAAGCAAATCAACTTGAAAGTGAAGTTGATTTAAAAAATAAAAAATTAGTTTATGATAGAACTTTAAAAATGTTTAATAGTTCAGGTGGAAAATATCCATCAAAAAATGAGTTAGACCAAGCTAAATTTGGTTATGAAGCAGCTCTATCATCTTTACAAGCTGCAAAATCTAAAGTTGAACAAGCTTCATTTACTTTAAAAACTGCAATGCAAAATTTAGATAAAGCAGAAGTTAAATCATCAATAAAAGGTATAGTTTTAGATAGAGCCGTTGAAGTTGGACAAACACTTGCAGCTTCTATGAATGCTCCAAAACTTTTTGTTATTGCAAAAGATTTAAGAAATATGGATTTAATTGTAAGTATTGATGAATCAGATGTTGCAGATATTAAAAAAGATTTACCTGTTACTTTTACAGTTGATGCTTATCCAAATAGAACTTTTAAAGGAAAAATTAAACAAGTAAGACTTAATCCAACTGATACAAATGGAGTAGTAACTTATGAAACAGTTGTTTCAGTTGATAATGAAGAGTTACTTTTAAGACCTGGAATGACTGCAACTGCAAATATTGTTACAAAACAGAGTCTTGATAAATTGATTATTCCAAATAGTGCATTAAGATTTAAACCAAAAATGCCTCAAACTGATGAGAAAAAAGGAACGATGACTTTTGTAGGACCTCCAAGACGTCCTTTAGGTGAAAATGCTCCAAAAGAGTTAGGAAAAAGAGAGTTTTCTCCTATATTTATTTTAGAAAATAATCAACCTAAACGTGTAATGGTTAAAGTTTTAGACAGTGATGGAAAATCAACAACTATTGAATCAAATGATTTAAAAGTAGATGATGTAGTAATTATTTCACAAAAGAGTGAAAATGCAAACTAATAAGACTATCATAGAGTTTAAAAATATAGTAAAAACCTATGGTTTAGGTGAAGCTAAAACTTATGCTCTAAATGGTGTTAGTTTTACAATTAAACAAGGTGAATTTATCGCTATTATGGGAGCAAGTGGAAGTGGTAAATCAACTTCTATGAATATGATAGGATGTTTAGATAAACCAAGTAGTGGTGAATATTTATTTAATGGAATAAATGTAGAAAAACTAAATAGAAATCAAATGGCAATTTTACGAAGAAACTATTTAGGTTTTGTGTTTCAAGGGTTTAATTTGCTTGGAAGAACATCTGCTTTAGAAAATGTTGAATTACCTTTGATTTATAGAAAAGTTCCTTTGGCACAAAGAAAAATATTAGCTCTAAAAGCTTTGGAAAAAGTTGGACTTGGAAGTGTAAGTCATCACACTCCAGCTGAACTTAGTGGAGGTCAGCAACAGCGTGTGGCAATTGCAAGGGCGATTGTAACAAATCCTTTGGTGTTACTTGCAGATGAACCAACGGGAAATCTTGATAGTATAAAAAGTGTTGAGATAATGAATTTATTAAAAGAGTTAAACGAAGAGTCAGGTATTACGATTATTATGGTAACGCACGAAGAAGAGATGGCTAAGTATGCAAATAGAATCATATATTTTAGAGATGGGCATATTGATGATAGTTTAAAAAAAGGATATAAATAATGTTAACTAATGCCTTATTAATAGCCTTAAAAGAGATTAGAAGAAATCTTTTAAGATCTTTTTTAACAATCCTTGGAATTGTAATTGGAGTTGCTTCTGTAATAGCAATGGTTATGATTGGAGATGGAACAACTGCAAATGTAAAACAAAGTATTTCTAAACTTGGAACAAATATGCTAACTTTAAGAGTAGGGCAAGAAAGACGAGGAGCTCCAAGAGATGATAATAGTGCAAAACCATTTACACAAGATGATATAGTTGCAATAAAAAATGATATTCAAAATATAAAAGCAGTTGCAGCTGAAAACTCAACAAAAATGAATATAGTTTATGGAAATAAAAGTACAAGTTCCTCTGTAATTGGTACTTCTAATGACTATTTTATTATTAAAGATTGGGAGTTACTTGAAGGAAGAACTTTTGAAGAGAGTGAGTTAAATAGTGGAAAATCTTCTTGTATTGTAGGAACAACAATAGTAAAACAGTTATTTGATGCAGAAAGTCCTATTGGAGCAAATATAAGACTTAAAAATATCTCTTGTAATATTATTGGAGTTTTAAAATCAAAAGGTGCAGCAGCTTTTGGTAATGACCAAGATGAGATTATTATTGTTCCTCTTAAAATGTATCAAAGTAAAATAAAAGGTAATAAAGATATATCTTCAATTTTAATTTCTATAACTGAAGGAAAATATATTGAAGGTGCAAAAACAGATATAACTTTATTGATGCAAGAAAGAAGAGCTATAAAAGTTGGTGAAGCTGATAATTTCCACATACGTGATATGGAAGATTTATTATCAACTATGACATCTACAACTAAAATGCTTACATATTTACTTGGTTCAATTGCAGCAATTTCTTTACTTGTTGGAGGAATTGGAATTATGAATATAATGTTAGTTTCTGTAACTGAAAGAACAAGAGAAATAGGAACTAGACTTGCTATTGGAGCAATGGAGAGTGAAGTTTTACTTCAATTTTTAGTTGAAGCAGTTGTTTTATCAATGTTTGGGGGAATTATAGGAATTGTTTTTGGGATGTGTATTGGTTACATAGTTGTTAATTCAATGGATTTATTGTTTATTATTAATAAGCAAATAATTATGATTTCATTTTTCTTTTCTACACTGATTGGAGTTGTTTTTGGATATTTTCCAGCTAGAAAAGCTGCAAGATTAAATCCAATTGAAGCTTTACGATATG
The genomic region above belongs to Arcobacter ellisii and contains:
- a CDS encoding ABC transporter permease gives rise to the protein MLTNALLIALKEIRRNLLRSFLTILGIVIGVASVIAMVMIGDGTTANVKQSISKLGTNMLTLRVGQERRGAPRDDNSAKPFTQDDIVAIKNDIQNIKAVAAENSTKMNIVYGNKSTSSSVIGTSNDYFIIKDWELLEGRTFEESELNSGKSSCIVGTTIVKQLFDAESPIGANIRLKNISCNIIGVLKSKGAAAFGNDQDEIIIVPLKMYQSKIKGNKDISSILISITEGKYIEGAKTDITLLMQERRAIKVGEADNFHIRDMEDLLSTMTSTTKMLTYLLGSIAAISLLVGGIGIMNIMLVSVTERTREIGTRLAIGAMESEVLLQFLVEAVVLSMFGGIIGIVFGMCIGYIVVNSMDLLFIINKQIIMISFFFSTLIGVVFGYFPARKAARLNPIEALRYE